The Microbulbifer sp. YPW1 genome contains a region encoding:
- a CDS encoding acyl-CoA thioesterase: protein MSAIDEEPQPSGTLTLQTQSMPRDTNPQGDVFAGWLMSQMDVAGAILAQGIARGRVTTVAVGSMVFLRPVPVGSTVSCYAEAVEVGRSSIKTMVEVWLTRVDTGEQVKVTEGEFVFVAIDDRGRTRPLP from the coding sequence ATGTCCGCCATAGATGAAGAGCCGCAACCCAGCGGTACCCTGACCCTGCAAACCCAGTCCATGCCCCGGGATACCAATCCTCAGGGTGACGTATTTGCCGGCTGGCTGATGTCACAGATGGACGTGGCCGGTGCCATCCTCGCCCAGGGCATCGCCCGCGGTCGCGTGACCACCGTCGCCGTCGGCAGCATGGTGTTCCTGCGCCCGGTACCGGTAGGCTCCACCGTGAGCTGTTATGCCGAGGCCGTGGAAGTCGGGCGCTCCTCCATAAAAACCATGGTGGAAGTGTGGCTCACCCGGGTAGACACCGGCGAACAGGTGAAAGTGACCGAGGGCGAATTTGTCTTCGTCGCCATAGACGACCGCGGACGCACACGACCGCTGCCCTGA